Proteins encoded together in one Pseudomonas sp. ADAK13 window:
- a CDS encoding AraC family transcriptional regulator, which yields MSSNTRDIRIERFDLEGACSWMSGICGPHRLQTATPERIRFHHSANVFKSRATTLGIIEYGTDVTIDIEDAEHFSSYSLTLPLVGEQELSKNGVRLSSNRDQGVIISPNEHQVLEISGDCRKLQVVITRAAMSESLEGLLQRPIEAPLRFESAMDAVDGASASWWRMARYFIAELERSSELYDQVAFTRDLESSLIKGLILAQPNNYSEELRDVLGVKLPHYLIRARQYIHDNAREAVHLEDLEAAAGVSRFKLFDAFRKYFALSPMAYLKKYRLGAVRQQILEHGSTRTISEIALGWGFTHLGRFSAEYRKLFDESPSQTLQRNDARRMRG from the coding sequence ATGAGTAGCAACACACGCGATATACGTATCGAGCGCTTCGACCTTGAAGGCGCCTGCAGCTGGATGTCCGGCATTTGCGGGCCGCACCGGCTGCAAACCGCGACGCCGGAGCGCATCCGTTTTCACCACAGTGCCAATGTGTTCAAGTCCCGCGCCACGACGCTGGGGATTATCGAATACGGCACCGACGTCACCATCGACATCGAAGACGCCGAGCACTTCAGCAGCTACAGCCTGACCTTGCCGCTGGTGGGCGAGCAGGAGTTGAGCAAGAACGGCGTACGCCTCAGTTCCAATCGTGACCAGGGCGTGATCATCTCGCCCAACGAGCATCAGGTACTGGAGATCTCGGGTGACTGCCGCAAGCTGCAAGTGGTGATCACCCGCGCGGCCATGAGCGAATCCCTGGAAGGCTTGCTGCAGCGGCCGATTGAAGCGCCGCTGCGCTTTGAGTCGGCGATGGACGCGGTGGACGGCGCCTCCGCATCGTGGTGGCGCATGGCGCGGTATTTCATCGCCGAGCTGGAACGCAGCAGCGAGCTGTATGACCAGGTGGCGTTTACCCGGGACCTGGAAAGCTCGCTGATCAAGGGCCTGATCCTGGCCCAGCCAAACAACTATTCCGAAGAACTGCGGGACGTGCTGGGGGTGAAGCTGCCGCACTATCTGATCCGTGCCCGGCAGTACATCCACGACAACGCCCGGGAAGCGGTGCACCTGGAGGATCTGGAGGCGGCGGCAGGCGTGTCGCGGTTCAAGCTGTTCGATGCCTTCCGCAAATACTTTGCTTTGTCGCCCATGGCCTATCTGAAGAAATACCGCCTGGGTGCCGTGCGCCAGCAAATCCTCGAACACGGCTCCACCCGCACCATCTCCGAGATCGCCCTGGGCTGGGGCTTTACCCACCTGGGGCGATTCTCGGCCGAGTACCGCAAGCTGTTCGATGAGTCTCCCAGCCAGACCCTTCAGCGCAACGATGCCCGGCGCATGCGTGGCTGA
- the antC gene encoding anthranilate 1,2-dioxygenase electron transfer component AntC encodes MNHKVAFSFADGKTLFFPVGANEILLDAALRNGIKIPLDCREGVCGTCQGRCESGEFTQDYVDEEALSSLDLQQRKMLSCQTRVQSDAAFYFDFDSSLCNAPGPVQIRSTVSQVQQVSASTAILHVQLEAPLDFLPGQYARLSIPGTDSWRSYSFANRPGNRLQFLIRLLPDGVMSNYIRERSQVGDELLLEAPLGAFYLRHVTQPLVLVAGGTGLSALLGMLDELAANGCQQPVHLYYGVRGAADLCEAARIKAYAEKIPGFRYTEVLSDPPSDWPGKRGYLTEHFDLAELRDQSADMYVCGPPPMVESIKQWLLDQALDDVQLYYEKFTESNI; translated from the coding sequence ATGAATCACAAAGTGGCCTTCAGTTTTGCCGACGGCAAGACCCTGTTTTTCCCGGTGGGCGCCAATGAGATCCTGCTGGACGCGGCGTTGCGCAACGGCATCAAGATCCCGCTCGATTGCCGCGAAGGCGTGTGCGGGACTTGCCAGGGCCGGTGCGAGTCGGGCGAGTTCACTCAGGACTACGTGGACGAGGAAGCCCTCTCCAGCCTCGACCTGCAACAACGCAAAATGCTCAGTTGCCAGACCCGGGTCCAATCCGACGCGGCGTTTTACTTCGACTTCGATTCCAGCCTCTGCAACGCGCCGGGGCCGGTGCAGATCCGCAGCACCGTGAGCCAGGTGCAGCAAGTCTCGGCCAGCACGGCGATCCTGCACGTGCAGCTTGAAGCCCCGCTGGACTTCCTGCCCGGCCAGTACGCCCGCCTGTCGATTCCCGGCACCGATAGTTGGCGCTCCTACTCCTTCGCCAACCGCCCGGGCAACCGGTTGCAGTTCCTGATCCGCCTGCTGCCCGATGGCGTCATGAGCAACTACATCCGCGAACGCAGCCAGGTCGGCGATGAGCTGCTGCTGGAAGCGCCACTGGGCGCTTTCTACCTGCGGCACGTCACCCAACCGCTGGTGCTGGTGGCTGGCGGCACCGGATTGTCGGCGTTGCTGGGCATGCTTGATGAGCTGGCCGCCAACGGTTGCCAGCAGCCGGTGCACCTGTATTACGGCGTACGCGGTGCGGCAGATTTATGTGAGGCCGCACGCATAAAAGCCTACGCCGAAAAAATCCCGGGGTTTCGCTACACCGAAGTCCTCAGCGACCCGCCCTCCGACTGGCCCGGCAAACGCGGCTACCTCACCGAACATTTCGACCTGGCCGAATTGCGGGATCAATCGGCAGATATGTACGTGTGCGGGCCCCCGCCGATGGTCGAATCCATCAAACAATGGCTGCTGGATCAGGCACTTGATGACGTTCAGCTGTATTACGAAAAGTTTACCGAGAGTAATATCTGA
- the antB gene encoding anthranilate 1,2-dioxygenase small subunit, translated as MNAQLQYRIEQFFYRKSELCDAQDWDAYVQLFDPQSEFHLPQWDSEHVYTRDPKREMSLIYYANRSGLEDRVFRLRTGKAASATPMPRTLHLINNVRIAEQPDGLLEVKLNWHTLFYRLAMSEQFYGSATYSLKPNGDSWLITRKHALLLNDTINSVLDFYHL; from the coding sequence ATGAATGCGCAATTGCAGTACCGGATCGAGCAGTTTTTTTACCGTAAATCCGAGCTGTGCGATGCCCAGGATTGGGACGCCTACGTGCAGCTGTTCGACCCGCAGAGTGAGTTCCACCTGCCGCAGTGGGACTCGGAACACGTCTACACCCGCGACCCCAAGCGCGAGATGTCGCTGATCTACTACGCCAATCGGTCGGGGCTGGAGGATCGGGTGTTTCGCCTGCGCACCGGCAAGGCGGCGTCGGCCACGCCGATGCCGAGAACCCTGCATTTGATCAATAACGTGCGGATTGCCGAGCAACCGGACGGGCTGCTGGAAGTGAAGCTGAACTGGCACACGCTGTTCTATCGGCTGGCGATGTCGGAGCAGTTCTACGGCAGCGCCACTTACAGCCTCAAGCCCAATGGCGACAGTTGGCTGATCACCCGCAAGCATGCGCTGCTGCTCAACGACACCATCAACTCGGTGCTGGATTTCTATCACCTGTGA
- the antA gene encoding anthranilate 1,2-dioxygenase large subunit, whose protein sequence is MSGARSVEQWKSFIEGCLDFRPVDEVFRIARDMFTEPELFDLEMELIFEKNWIYACHESELANKHDFVTMRAGRQPMIITRDGEGQLNALINACQHRGTTLTRVGKGNQSTFTCPFHAWCYKSDGRLVKVKAPGEYPEGFDKATRGLKKARIESYKGFVFISLDVNGTNRLEDFLGDAKVFFDMMVAQSATGELEVLPGKSAYTYDGNWKLQNENGLDGYHVSTVHYNYVATVQHRQQVNTENGTGSGTTLDYSKLGAGDANTDDGWFAFNNGHSLLFSDMPNPTVRSGYATIMPRLVEEHGQQKAEWMMHRLRNLNIYPSLFFLDQISSQLRIIRPIAWNKTEIISQCLGVKGESDADRENRIRQFEDFFNVSGMGTPDDLVEFREAQRGFQGRLERWSDISRGSHRWETGPTPNSEAIGIQPAMTGTEFTHEGLYVNQHRNWQKFLLNGLDAQALKLREVE, encoded by the coding sequence ATGAGTGGTGCAAGAAGCGTCGAGCAGTGGAAAAGTTTTATCGAAGGCTGCCTGGACTTTCGTCCGGTGGATGAGGTGTTCCGCATCGCCCGGGACATGTTCACCGAGCCGGAACTGTTTGATCTGGAGATGGAGCTGATCTTCGAAAAGAACTGGATCTACGCCTGTCACGAAAGCGAATTGGCCAACAAGCATGACTTCGTGACGATGCGTGCCGGGCGCCAGCCGATGATCATCACCCGCGACGGCGAAGGCCAGCTCAACGCACTGATCAACGCCTGCCAGCATCGCGGCACCACCCTGACGCGGGTCGGCAAGGGCAACCAGTCCACGTTCACCTGCCCGTTCCACGCCTGGTGCTACAAGAGCGACGGCCGGCTGGTGAAGGTCAAGGCGCCGGGGGAATACCCGGAAGGCTTCGACAAGGCCACTCGCGGCCTGAAGAAGGCGCGGATCGAGAGCTACAAGGGCTTCGTATTCATCAGCCTGGACGTGAACGGCACTAACCGCCTGGAAGACTTCCTGGGCGACGCCAAAGTGTTCTTCGACATGATGGTCGCCCAGTCGGCCACCGGTGAGCTGGAAGTACTGCCGGGCAAATCCGCCTACACCTACGACGGCAACTGGAAACTGCAAAACGAAAACGGCCTGGACGGTTATCACGTCAGCACCGTGCACTACAACTACGTGGCCACGGTGCAGCACCGCCAGCAGGTCAACACCGAGAACGGCACAGGTTCCGGCACGACCCTGGACTACAGCAAGCTCGGCGCCGGTGATGCCAACACCGACGACGGCTGGTTCGCCTTCAACAATGGCCATAGCCTGTTGTTCAGCGACATGCCCAACCCCACCGTGCGTTCGGGCTACGCCACCATCATGCCGCGCCTGGTCGAAGAACACGGTCAGCAAAAAGCCGAGTGGATGATGCACCGCCTGCGCAACCTGAACATCTACCCAAGCCTGTTCTTTCTCGACCAGATCAGCTCGCAGTTGCGGATCATCCGCCCTATCGCCTGGAACAAGACCGAGATCATCAGCCAGTGCCTGGGGGTGAAGGGCGAGTCTGACGCCGACCGTGAAAACCGCATTCGCCAGTTCGAGGACTTCTTCAACGTCTCGGGCATGGGCACGCCGGATGACCTGGTGGAATTTCGCGAAGCCCAGCGCGGCTTCCAGGGCCGCCTGGAGCGCTGGAGCGATATCTCCCGCGGCAGCCATCGCTGGGAAACCGGGCCGACGCCCAACAGCGAAGCCATCGGTATCCAGCCGGCAATGACCGGCACCGAATTCACCCACGAAGGGTTGTACGTCAACCAGCATCGCAACTGGCAGAAATTCCTGCTGAACGGGCTTGATGCCCAAGCCCTGAAACTGCGGGAGGTGGAATGA
- a CDS encoding LysR family transcriptional regulator, protein MELRHLRYFQVLGETLNFTRAAERLHIAQPPLSRQIQQLEDELGVVLLERGRPLRLTEAGRFFYEHANVLLEQLGKVCDNTRRIGLGQKTWLGIGFAPSTLYGVLPELIRRLRSHDGLELELGLSEMTTLQQVEALKAGRIDVGFGRIRIDDPAIVQRVLVEDRLVAVLPAGHPLLGAPATLAQLAAEPFVLYPGNPRPSYADHVIALFDAHGLSLKVAQWTNELQTAIGLVGAGMGVTLVPASVQVLHRADIGYTPVVEATATSPIILSRRINDQSPGLNHCLQLVEELI, encoded by the coding sequence ATGGAACTGCGCCATCTGCGTTACTTCCAGGTGCTGGGTGAAACCCTCAACTTCACCCGCGCCGCCGAACGCCTGCACATTGCCCAGCCGCCGTTGAGTCGGCAGATCCAGCAACTGGAGGACGAACTGGGCGTGGTCTTGCTGGAGCGCGGGCGGCCGTTGCGCCTGACCGAAGCCGGGCGGTTTTTCTATGAGCACGCCAATGTGCTGCTCGAACAACTGGGCAAGGTGTGCGACAACACCCGGCGCATCGGCCTTGGCCAAAAGACCTGGCTGGGCATCGGTTTTGCGCCGTCGACGCTGTATGGCGTGCTGCCCGAGTTGATTCGCCGGCTGCGCAGCCACGATGGCCTGGAGCTGGAGTTGGGGCTTTCTGAGATGACCACCCTGCAACAAGTCGAAGCCCTCAAGGCCGGGCGGATTGACGTGGGCTTCGGGCGGATTCGCATCGACGACCCGGCCATCGTGCAGCGGGTGTTGGTGGAGGATCGGCTGGTGGCGGTGCTGCCGGCCGGGCATCCCCTGCTCGGTGCTCCGGCAACGCTTGCGCAGCTGGCCGCAGAACCGTTCGTGCTCTACCCCGGCAACCCGCGACCGAGCTACGCCGACCATGTGATCGCGTTGTTCGACGCCCACGGTTTGAGCCTTAAGGTTGCGCAATGGACCAACGAATTGCAGACCGCCATCGGCCTGGTCGGTGCGGGCATGGGCGTGACGCTGGTGCCAGCCTCGGTGCAGGTGCTGCACCGCGCCGACATCGGCTACACGCCGGTGGTGGAAGCCACCGCCACTTCGCCGATCATTCTCAGCCGGCGGATCAATGACCAGTCGCCGGGGCTTAATCATTGCCTGCAATTGGTCGAAGAATTGATCTGA